A genomic window from Chlamydiales bacterium includes:
- a CDS encoding type I restriction enzyme HsdR N-terminal domain-containing protein, giving the protein MNPFDSKSLFDPIRQERVAATPEEIVRQKLIHHLVNELFFPKELIAVEKAIATLAYLTLEERRSAPKRRIDLLCFAKNIHPNHNVYPLLLVECKAIALNVTMKRQLIGYNYYVKAPYVLLAGSSELFFGWYEIEKKGYVWIDYIPSFQALCSSLLGA; this is encoded by the coding sequence TTGAACCCGTTTGATAGTAAGAGCCTTTTCGATCCCATTCGGCAAGAAAGAGTTGCTGCAACACCAGAAGAAATTGTTCGTCAAAAGCTCATTCATCACCTAGTGAATGAGCTCTTTTTCCCAAAAGAGCTGATTGCTGTGGAAAAGGCAATTGCTACTTTGGCGTACCTGACTCTTGAAGAGAGAAGGTCTGCTCCTAAGAGACGTATCGATCTTTTATGCTTTGCAAAAAATATTCACCCAAACCATAACGTGTATCCTTTGCTCTTGGTTGAATGTAAGGCTATCGCTTTAAATGTTACTATGAAGCGTCAGCTTATTGGATATAATTATTATGTAAAGGCGCCTTATGTGCTTTTAGCGGGTTCATCGGAACTCTTTTTTGGCTGGTATGAAATAGAAAAGAAGGGGTATGTCTGGATTGATTACATTCCCTCCTTTCAAGCGTTATGTTCAAGTCTATTGGGAGCTTAA
- the raiA gene encoding ribosome-associated translation inhibitor RaiA yields MSQKARESEAVNEYNISVQGRHLHVTDSMKDYILEKLSKIERLSHNIIDVLVTLEIQKLEHRVDIALKFNHFKIKVHANCNEMYPAIDKAVDRLQSQVKKYKDKIRDHQLRGASISEVDVTVYKSLEDEINDEIDAENAKCEAEKYSLHSIVRKEKHPLKTLTRSEAIMKMELSKDVFLIYIAEEDRKLKVIYRMSDGNFGVIEPV; encoded by the coding sequence ATGAGTCAGAAAGCGAGAGAATCAGAAGCGGTAAATGAGTACAATATCTCTGTACAAGGGCGTCATCTTCATGTAACAGACTCGATGAAGGATTATATATTAGAAAAGCTCAGTAAAATTGAGCGCCTTTCACACAATATTATTGATGTGCTTGTAACATTAGAGATTCAGAAGTTGGAGCACCGTGTTGATATCGCTTTAAAATTTAACCATTTTAAGATCAAGGTGCATGCAAATTGTAATGAGATGTATCCTGCAATAGACAAGGCAGTAGATAGGCTTCAATCACAGGTCAAGAAGTATAAAGATAAAATACGAGATCATCAGTTGAGAGGAGCATCTATTTCAGAGGTAGATGTCACGGTTTATAAGAGCCTCGAAGATGAGATAAATGATGAAATTGATGCAGAAAATGCAAAATGTGAAGCTGAAAAATATTCGCTACACTCTATTGTAAGAAAGGAAAAGCATCCTTTAAAAACATTAACCCGCAGCGAAGCTATCATGAAAATGGAACTTTCTAAAGATGTGTTTTTAATCTATATTGCAGAAGAAGATCGTAAGCTGAAAGTAATTTATCGTATGTCAGATGGTAATTTTGGTGTTATTGAACCCGTTTGA
- a CDS encoding Fic family protein yields the protein MYIHERENWPNFFWNQDKIIDLLAQLRHQQGRLVGGMESIGFHVRKETILQTLTQDVVKSSEIEGEILDQSLVRSSVARHLGMDTAALDRIDRNVDGIVEMMLDATQKYDQPLTKERLLSWHTSLFPFQQSSLSKIRVGAWRLGSVQVVSGQMGKETVHFEAPSAEKVDLEMKVFLDWLNHEAAMDLVLKAALAHLWFVTIHPFDDGNGRIGRAIADLILARSEKSPHRFYSLSAQIQIERKKYYTILEQTQKGQLDVTSWIEWFFCCLERAIESALATFDKIINKAHFWESLATVSLNERQKKMINRILDGFYGKLTSSKWAKMTKCSQDTAHRDILDLINLGILVKNSEGGRSTSYSLASTLKFSVEK from the coding sequence ATGTACATACATGAGCGTGAAAATTGGCCAAATTTTTTTTGGAATCAGGATAAAATTATTGATTTACTTGCTCAGTTACGCCATCAACAAGGCCGCTTGGTAGGGGGAATGGAATCAATAGGTTTTCATGTTCGCAAAGAAACTATTTTACAAACATTGACGCAAGATGTTGTTAAATCCAGTGAAATTGAGGGCGAAATTTTAGATCAATCACTAGTACGCTCATCTGTTGCCAGACATCTTGGCATGGATACTGCAGCTCTTGATCGCATTGATAGAAATGTGGATGGCATTGTTGAAATGATGTTGGATGCAACTCAAAAGTATGATCAGCCCCTTACTAAAGAAAGATTACTAAGTTGGCACACGTCTTTATTCCCATTTCAGCAAAGCAGTCTTTCCAAGATTCGAGTCGGGGCATGGCGTTTAGGATCTGTGCAGGTAGTGTCTGGCCAAATGGGAAAAGAGACTGTTCATTTTGAGGCTCCATCTGCTGAAAAGGTTGACTTGGAAATGAAAGTATTTTTGGACTGGTTGAATCATGAAGCAGCTATGGATTTAGTTTTAAAGGCGGCACTTGCTCATTTGTGGTTTGTTACTATTCATCCCTTTGATGATGGAAATGGTCGTATTGGACGTGCAATTGCTGATTTAATATTAGCGCGTTCTGAAAAAAGCCCTCATCGTTTTTATAGTCTATCTGCGCAAATTCAAATCGAAAGAAAAAAATACTATACCATTTTAGAGCAAACTCAAAAGGGGCAATTAGATGTTACATCTTGGATTGAATGGTTTTTTTGTTGCCTTGAAAGGGCAATAGAGAGTGCTTTAGCAACTTTTGATAAGATTATAAATAAAGCACATTTTTGGGAATCGCTTGCAACAGTTTCTTTAAATGAGAGACAAAAGAAAATGATTAATCGAATATTAGATGGCTTTTATGGCAAATTAACTTCGTCAAAATGGGCTAAAATGACAAAGTGTTCTCAGGATACCGCTCATAGGGATATTCTTGATCTTATTAACCTTGGGATTCTTGTTAAAAATTCAGAGGGTGGGCGCAGCACGAGTTATTCTCTTGCTAGTACTTTAAAATTTTCTGTGGAAAAATAG
- the aroE gene encoding shikimate dehydrogenase, translating into MICVVIKGPSFALGYVQIEKAIESGADLVELYLSSFEDFSISAVQDLKNAFAIPMIFTLRHFESEEKRLQCLLQLAALKPAYLDIESHVPREFVLKVASEYPEVRLIYSFHDFEKTPKSLKEIYHEMLKTPAFFYKIAVFANSTIDMLRALSLAKGSSNVILSSMGLLGVPSRIVAPIIGSPITYACLAEDLRTAPGQLTIEELKCKYHYKELSSHSKIFALIGNPVDKSLSDITHNDLMQRASFDAVYVKMLVKSEELEEFFQLIRELPLGGLSVTMPLKEHVMQYLDKIDSEAMSIGAVNTLVFDQRSILGFNTDSLGALNAIELHRPVKGKEVVIIGAGGAAKAIAYEACKRGALVTILNRDAAKAIHLAKSLHCNGGGLEKMQECFLQGYDVLINSTPIEEPINLEYVAPGSIVMDIKTRLMNSSLLEEAKKRNCLIVYGFEMFLEQAVHQFKLWFKESALKQDIRSILREKLLELLK; encoded by the coding sequence ATGATTTGTGTTGTTATTAAAGGACCAAGCTTTGCGCTAGGGTATGTGCAGATTGAAAAGGCAATAGAGTCTGGTGCTGATTTGGTAGAGCTATATTTAAGCTCTTTTGAGGATTTTAGCATATCTGCTGTACAGGACTTAAAAAATGCTTTTGCCATCCCGATGATTTTTACATTAAGGCATTTTGAATCTGAGGAGAAAAGGTTGCAATGCCTTTTACAATTAGCAGCACTAAAGCCTGCCTACTTAGACATTGAAAGCCATGTTCCAAGGGAATTTGTTCTTAAAGTAGCAAGCGAATATCCAGAAGTTCGCCTTATTTATTCATTTCATGATTTTGAGAAGACCCCAAAGAGTTTGAAAGAAATTTATCATGAAATGTTAAAGACGCCTGCATTTTTTTACAAAATTGCAGTCTTTGCAAATAGCACTATAGATATGTTAAGGGCTTTATCTCTTGCAAAGGGCTCTTCTAATGTTATTTTAAGCAGTATGGGCCTTTTGGGTGTACCAAGTAGAATTGTGGCTCCCATCATAGGAAGTCCAATTACTTATGCTTGTTTAGCTGAGGATCTGCGAACGGCTCCTGGACAATTGACTATAGAAGAGTTAAAGTGCAAATATCACTATAAAGAGCTTTCTTCGCATTCAAAGATTTTTGCTCTGATAGGCAATCCCGTTGACAAGAGCTTAAGTGATATAACGCATAATGATCTGATGCAAAGAGCCTCTTTTGATGCAGTGTATGTAAAAATGCTAGTGAAATCAGAAGAGTTGGAAGAATTTTTTCAGCTTATAAGAGAGCTTCCATTGGGTGGTTTAAGCGTTACTATGCCTTTAAAAGAGCATGTCATGCAGTATCTTGATAAAATAGATTCAGAAGCTATGTCAATTGGAGCTGTTAATACTCTTGTATTCGACCAAAGATCTATTTTGGGCTTTAATACAGATAGTTTAGGCGCTTTGAATGCAATAGAGTTACATAGACCTGTTAAAGGGAAAGAAGTTGTTATAATAGGTGCTGGCGGCGCTGCAAAGGCAATTGCTTATGAGGCATGTAAAAGGGGCGCACTTGTTACTATTTTAAATAGAGACGCTGCAAAGGCTATTCATTTAGCCAAGAGTTTACATTGCAATGGTGGGGGCTTAGAAAAGATGCAGGAGTGTTTTTTACAAGGCTATGATGTTTTAATTAATTCTACTCCTATTGAAGAGCCAATTAATCTAGAATATGTTGCTCCTGGATCCATTGTAATGGATATTAAAACAAGGCTTATGAATAGTTCTTTATTAGAAGAAGCAAAAAAGAGAAATTGTCTTATTGTCTATGGTTTTGAGATGTTTTTAGAGCAAGCAGTTCATCAATTTAAGCTTTGGTTTAAAGAGAGCGCTCTTAAGCAGGACATAAGATCTATTCTTAGAGAAAAGCTTCTTGAATTATTAAAATAA
- the aroB gene encoding 3-dehydroquinate synthase, whose protein sequence is MIVCHVKAALSSYEIEIKRESDLNAVKGLGSKFVIVTDNLVAITHGKSIQQKLMSMGLEVELLSFPAGEENKTRQTKELLENQMFEKDLGRDTCLIALGGGVVSDIGGFLAATYCRGIPFVIMPTTLLGMVDASIGGKSGVNVPYGKNLVGAICSPNRVIIQLSFLKTLPLVQLRSGVVEMIKHGLIANKEHFLDLQKSSKEVLECDLDVLERIIPASIAIKVEIVERDAKEGGIRNLLNFGHTVGHALELITKFSISHGEAVAIGILTESYLSMQLGMMQKGTFDMIRAIFKQYGLPLWLPKKYDCMEVLNAMILDKKSLKGKPRFTLLKEVAEPLSASGAYCSSVDELVLKKTIEWMIDDLCCY, encoded by the coding sequence ATGATTGTATGTCATGTTAAAGCTGCATTATCATCTTATGAAATAGAAATTAAGAGAGAATCTGATTTGAATGCAGTTAAAGGCTTGGGAAGCAAGTTTGTTATTGTTACAGATAACCTTGTTGCTATAACGCATGGAAAATCCATACAACAAAAGCTCATGTCAATGGGTTTAGAAGTAGAGCTACTTTCATTTCCTGCAGGGGAAGAAAATAAGACAAGGCAGACTAAAGAGCTGCTTGAAAATCAGATGTTTGAAAAAGATCTTGGAAGAGATACATGTCTTATTGCCCTAGGTGGCGGGGTTGTTAGCGATATAGGAGGGTTTTTAGCTGCAACGTATTGTAGAGGCATTCCTTTTGTAATCATGCCAACAACGCTACTGGGCATGGTAGATGCATCTATTGGTGGTAAGTCGGGGGTTAATGTTCCTTATGGTAAGAATTTGGTGGGTGCAATTTGTTCGCCAAATAGGGTAATTATTCAATTGTCATTTCTTAAAACATTGCCTTTAGTGCAGCTTAGAAGTGGTGTTGTAGAAATGATTAAGCATGGATTGATTGCTAATAAAGAGCATTTTTTGGATCTTCAAAAAAGTTCAAAAGAGGTTTTAGAATGTGACCTAGATGTTCTTGAAAGGATAATTCCAGCAAGTATTGCAATCAAAGTAGAAATTGTCGAAAGAGATGCAAAAGAGGGTGGTATTCGTAATCTTTTAAATTTTGGACATACCGTAGGACATGCGCTTGAACTAATAACTAAGTTTTCAATTTCTCATGGTGAAGCTGTGGCAATAGGTATTCTTACAGAAAGCTATTTATCGATGCAACTGGGTATGATGCAAAAAGGAACTTTTGATATGATTCGAGCCATTTTTAAGCAATATGGTCTTCCTCTTTGGTTGCCAAAAAAATATGATTGTATGGAGGTATTAAATGCTATGATTTTGGATAAGAAATCGCTTAAGGGAAAACCTCGCTTTACATTGCTTAAAGAGGTAGCAGAGCCTTTAAGTGCATCTGGCGCTTATTGTTCTTCTGTAGATGAATTAGTTTTAAAAAAGACGATAGAGTGGATGATTGATGATTTGTGTTGTTATTAA
- the aroC gene encoding chorismate synthase: protein MASNSFGTIFRITTWGESHGKAIGVVIDGCPAGLSLNDSEINAALLLRAPGQSPYTSPRKEKDHAEILSGVFEGVTTGCPISIIIPNKDVDSSKYVPIKDLLRPGHANFTYLEKYGIFDYRGGGRASGRETACRVAAGCVAKKILLHFGIEVIAFLSQVGSTVVLNDIVDISCLRKAIYSSALFCPDKRAEEDMILLIDQAKQEGDSLGGIVEFIASNVPTGLGDPIYEKLEAKLSLAMMSLPATKGFEMGSGFTSATMKGSSHNDRFINDFGKVVTETNFSGGTLGGISNGMPVFGRVAFKPTSSIQKKQVTLNVDGEKRDFELPMGSRHDPCIAIRAVPVVEAMVALVLADCMLLNRSARL, encoded by the coding sequence ATGGCAAGTAATTCATTTGGAACAATTTTTAGAATAACAACGTGGGGAGAATCTCATGGTAAGGCGATAGGCGTTGTAATTGATGGCTGTCCTGCAGGTTTAAGCCTAAATGATAGCGAAATTAATGCAGCTTTGTTATTGAGGGCTCCTGGACAAAGCCCTTACACTTCTCCAAGGAAAGAAAAAGATCATGCTGAGATTTTATCGGGGGTATTTGAGGGAGTCACAACGGGTTGTCCCATTAGCATTATTATTCCTAACAAAGATGTTGATTCTAGTAAATATGTACCTATCAAGGATCTGCTTCGCCCAGGGCATGCAAATTTTACTTACCTAGAAAAATATGGCATTTTTGATTATAGAGGCGGTGGAAGGGCGTCTGGAAGGGAGACTGCTTGTAGAGTTGCTGCTGGATGTGTTGCCAAAAAAATACTTTTGCATTTTGGGATAGAAGTAATAGCCTTTTTAAGCCAAGTGGGAAGTACCGTAGTATTGAATGATATAGTAGATATTTCTTGTTTGAGAAAAGCAATTTATAGTAGTGCTCTTTTTTGTCCTGATAAGCGAGCAGAAGAAGATATGATTTTATTGATAGATCAAGCAAAGCAAGAAGGGGACTCTCTTGGTGGTATTGTGGAGTTTATAGCATCTAATGTTCCAACGGGCCTTGGAGATCCCATTTACGAAAAGCTAGAAGCAAAGCTTAGCTTAGCAATGATGAGTCTTCCTGCAACAAAGGGCTTTGAAATGGGATCTGGTTTTACATCAGCTACAATGAAAGGCTCAAGTCACAATGATCGTTTTATAAATGATTTTGGAAAAGTTGTAACAGAAACTAATTTTTCTGGTGGTACTTTAGGAGGGATTTCTAATGGTATGCCTGTCTTTGGGCGCGTTGCTTTTAAGCCTACATCCAGTATTCAAAAAAAACAGGTGACATTGAATGTAGATGGAGAAAAGAGAGATTTTGAGCTTCCTATGGGCTCAAGACATGATCCTTGCATAGCCATTCGAGCAGTTCCTGTGGTTGAGGCAATGGTGGCACTTGTCCTTGCTGATTGTATGCTTCTAAATAGGAGTGCGCGCCTATGA
- the aroA gene encoding 3-phosphoshikimate 1-carboxyvinyltransferase — protein sequence MKKYLVKKSSLEGSVHVPASKSHTLRAVLFAGLGCGKSVIYNYLPSPDTSSMCSALCLLGAKITIFSERMEVEGVSGKITFAEDVINAGNSGIVLRFCAAIAALSTYPVVITGDHSIRHQRPMKDLLNGIEQLGAKALSTKNDGYAPIIIQGPIHLKKALICGRDSQPVSALIIAAAFASCPITIEVKDPGEKPWVTLTLDWLKRLKIPFEAYGFEKYQLFGKAHYQGFQYTVPSDFSSAAFPVAAALVTNSEITLQNIDMSDVQGDKELINVFIRMGANIVVDEKNKVLHVKKGDKLSGITVDVNDFIDGITILAVVACFAEGVTHITNAKVARDKECDRIHAIATELKKMGAHIFEEEDGLKIAESTLKGSSHLHSYNDHRMVMSLAVAGMGAESESKISPIECVAKTYPSFCESFKAIHANIEEVL from the coding sequence ATGAAAAAGTATCTTGTAAAAAAATCTTCTTTAGAAGGCAGTGTACATGTGCCTGCATCAAAGTCCCATACTTTGCGAGCTGTTTTGTTTGCAGGTCTTGGATGCGGTAAGAGTGTGATTTATAACTATCTTCCATCTCCAGATACCTCTTCTATGTGCAGTGCTCTTTGTTTGCTTGGAGCTAAAATTACCATTTTTTCAGAACGCATGGAAGTTGAGGGAGTATCTGGAAAGATAACTTTTGCAGAAGATGTTATTAATGCTGGGAATTCTGGAATTGTTTTGCGCTTTTGCGCAGCCATTGCAGCTCTTTCGACATACCCCGTTGTCATTACTGGAGATCATTCTATACGGCATCAAAGGCCTATGAAAGATTTACTTAACGGGATTGAGCAATTGGGAGCAAAAGCACTGTCTACAAAGAATGATGGATATGCTCCTATAATCATTCAGGGACCCATACACTTAAAAAAAGCCCTCATTTGTGGAAGAGACTCTCAGCCAGTTTCAGCGCTAATTATAGCAGCAGCATTTGCAAGTTGTCCTATTACTATAGAAGTCAAAGATCCTGGAGAAAAGCCTTGGGTGACTCTCACTCTGGATTGGTTAAAACGCTTAAAAATACCGTTTGAGGCATACGGATTTGAAAAGTATCAATTATTTGGAAAGGCGCATTATCAGGGATTTCAGTATACAGTGCCCAGTGATTTTAGCTCTGCCGCATTTCCCGTTGCTGCGGCCCTTGTAACAAATTCAGAAATTACGCTTCAAAATATAGATATGAGCGATGTTCAAGGGGACAAGGAATTGATCAATGTTTTTATAAGAATGGGGGCTAATATCGTAGTAGATGAGAAGAATAAAGTCCTCCATGTAAAAAAAGGAGATAAACTTTCTGGTATTACGGTAGACGTTAATGATTTTATAGATGGAATTACGATATTAGCCGTTGTTGCCTGCTTTGCAGAAGGTGTTACACATATAACAAATGCCAAGGTTGCAAGAGATAAAGAGTGTGATCGTATCCATGCTATTGCAACGGAGCTTAAAAAGATGGGAGCTCATATTTTTGAGGAAGAAGATGGTTTGAAAATTGCTGAAAGCACGCTTAAGGGTTCATCTCATTTGCATTCTTATAATGACCATCGCATGGTAATGTCTTTGGCGGTGGCAGGAATGGGAGCTGAAAGTGAGAGTAAAATTAGTCCTATAGAGTGCGTTGCAAAGACATATCCATCTTTTTGTGAAAGCTTTAAAGCCATTCATGCCAATATTGAGGAGGTTTTATAG
- a CDS encoding cupin domain-containing protein, giving the protein MVASHLFHLGKLEPQNKVTGGTRVRATKSNFPALQGMSFYKLILSPRAIREPHWHANADELGVCLKGKALISLYATGNVHSTFIVNAGDAFHVPSGTLHGIENIGEDNCELILEFSHEEPIDFGLSSAFGMFSDAVLGNTWDTPGTTFHAMPRSTKEVFIAIKDTVTHVPQEASYASAYHYNLDKSSPLVANEGGSAKVARKNVWPILKHQAVYSLILTGIGMREPHWHPETAELGYVHQGRGRMSILSPDGTIDSYEINEGDIYFIPKAYPHHIENLTDNPLHLLIFFDQAMPADIGFTASVKSYSDEVLTAVLKGPKELFKHLPRYYEDLLIVKKVNP; this is encoded by the coding sequence ATGGTAGCATCTCATCTTTTTCATTTAGGTAAACTTGAACCACAAAATAAAGTCACAGGCGGCACAAGAGTTAGAGCCACAAAAAGTAACTTTCCAGCTCTTCAAGGAATGTCTTTTTATAAGCTCATCCTCAGTCCAAGAGCAATAAGAGAGCCTCATTGGCACGCAAATGCTGATGAACTTGGGGTTTGCTTAAAAGGTAAAGCCTTAATTTCTCTTTATGCAACGGGAAATGTACACTCAACATTTATAGTAAACGCAGGTGATGCCTTTCATGTTCCATCTGGCACATTACATGGCATTGAAAATATAGGAGAAGATAACTGCGAACTCATTTTAGAATTTTCTCACGAGGAACCTATCGACTTTGGTCTCTCTTCGGCATTTGGAATGTTTTCTGATGCTGTCCTTGGAAATACATGGGATACCCCAGGAACTACTTTTCATGCAATGCCCCGCTCTACAAAAGAAGTATTTATTGCAATAAAAGACACTGTGACGCATGTTCCTCAAGAAGCCTCTTACGCATCTGCTTACCATTACAACTTAGACAAATCTTCCCCTTTAGTTGCAAATGAAGGGGGATCTGCAAAAGTTGCAAGAAAAAATGTTTGGCCAATACTTAAACATCAAGCTGTCTACTCTTTAATACTAACTGGCATTGGTATGCGAGAGCCTCACTGGCACCCAGAGACCGCTGAACTTGGATATGTACATCAAGGTAGGGGCAGAATGTCTATTCTATCTCCTGATGGAACAATTGACTCTTATGAAATCAATGAAGGAGATATTTATTTTATTCCAAAAGCTTATCCCCACCATATTGAAAATTTAACAGATAATCCTCTACACCTGCTAATCTTCTTTGATCAAGCAATGCCAGCAGATATTGGTTTTACAGCAAGTGTCAAATCCTACTCTGATGAAGTCCTAACTGCTGTACTCAAAGGCCCAAAAGAACTATTTAAGCACCTTCCCAGGTACTATGAAGATCTACTTATTGTCAAAAAAGTAAACCCCTAA
- a CDS encoding efflux transporter outer membrane subunit, with protein sequence MNLKNTLFVYLIPLLIFLSGCESGPRAKKIHPPIQAINTTRIDASKDPLFCTTKQWIGDQWWTLFHDEQLSKFIYTAFTRNPTLQAAKANICLAKATADRVRASLYPNIWWGADASRQKLSETGIVPFGTTSVPVTPGPFIPEYFSLYETELNLTYNFDLWGKNRNTLKAALGEVNANIADTAFSRLQLGIAVATTYFQLQINYKRRDIAEQLVKNRVSYLKLQEESMLHDLSDELSVNTAKINLLEARRALINIQSNIEVAEHQLKAYLADQFEECIASICIENIPLPKIPLPCDIPLHLISHRPDILAQLWLIESAGKQIEVAKAGFYPDFNITALYGYQTIHFRELFKWPSSYFNVDPAVSLPIFDGGRLIANLRGSEINYDLAIYQYNEMVLTAAKEVLDGITLVLSNDKQYKDLQKELFFENENLHLTKLRVAHNIDSGFNYLNSEENFLLKKDQELISLGNIYHSILLLIKSLGGGYSPCYVEL encoded by the coding sequence GTGAACCTAAAAAATACACTCTTTGTTTATCTTATCCCTTTATTAATTTTCTTAAGTGGTTGTGAAAGTGGTCCTAGAGCAAAAAAAATCCACCCCCCCATCCAGGCCATAAATACAACACGAATAGACGCATCCAAAGACCCTTTATTCTGTACGACAAAACAATGGATAGGTGATCAATGGTGGACTCTTTTTCATGATGAACAGCTCTCAAAATTCATTTATACTGCATTTACAAGAAATCCAACACTACAAGCTGCAAAAGCAAATATTTGCCTTGCCAAAGCAACAGCTGACAGAGTACGCGCATCTTTATATCCCAATATTTGGTGGGGAGCAGACGCCTCAAGACAAAAGCTTAGCGAAACGGGCATTGTACCCTTTGGAACAACCTCTGTACCCGTAACTCCAGGGCCTTTTATCCCAGAATACTTTTCTCTATATGAGACAGAACTCAACCTAACTTACAATTTCGATTTATGGGGGAAAAACCGCAATACCCTAAAAGCAGCTCTTGGAGAGGTGAATGCTAACATTGCAGACACTGCTTTTTCAAGACTACAACTAGGCATAGCTGTTGCTACAACTTACTTTCAACTACAAATTAACTATAAAAGAAGAGATATCGCTGAACAACTTGTAAAAAATAGAGTCTCTTATTTAAAGCTTCAAGAAGAAAGCATGCTCCACGATTTAAGCGATGAACTATCTGTAAATACAGCAAAAATCAACCTTTTGGAGGCAAGAAGAGCTCTTATAAACATTCAAAGTAATATAGAAGTCGCTGAGCATCAATTAAAAGCTTATCTTGCTGATCAATTTGAAGAATGTATTGCATCTATTTGTATAGAAAACATACCCCTTCCAAAAATTCCACTGCCTTGTGATATTCCTCTTCATTTGATTTCTCATCGTCCTGATATCTTAGCTCAACTTTGGCTTATTGAGTCCGCTGGAAAGCAAATTGAAGTTGCAAAAGCTGGATTTTACCCTGACTTTAATATCACCGCACTATATGGCTATCAAACTATCCATTTTCGAGAGTTATTTAAATGGCCAAGCTCTTATTTTAATGTAGATCCGGCTGTAAGCTTACCTATATTTGATGGTGGGCGCTTAATAGCGAATTTACGTGGCAGTGAGATCAATTATGACCTTGCCATCTATCAATACAACGAAATGGTATTAACTGCTGCAAAAGAGGTGTTAGATGGTATTACACTCGTTCTCTCTAATGATAAACAATACAAGGATCTACAAAAAGAATTATTTTTTGAAAATGAGAACTTGCATCTTACTAAGCTGCGAGTTGCACACAACATAGATAGCGGCTTTAACTATTTAAATAGCGAAGAAAACTTCCTACTCAAAAAAGATCAAGAGCTTATTTCCCTTGGAAACATATATCACTCTATTCTATTACTAATAAAATCTTTAGGAGGCGGTTATAGTCCTTGCTATGTGGAATTATAA